A stretch of Enterobacter cloacae complex sp. ECNIH7 DNA encodes these proteins:
- a CDS encoding high-affinity branched-chain amino acid ABC transporter permease LivM: MKPMHFAMALLSAAMFFVLASVFMGVQLELNGTKLVVDTAADIRWQWVFIGTAVVFLFQLLRPLFQKTLKNVSGPKFVLPAIDGSTVKQKLFLVALLVAAVAWPFVVSRGTVDIATLTMIYVILGLGLNVVVGLSGLLVLGYGGFYAIGAYTFALLNHYYGLGFWTCLPLAGLVSAAAGFLLGFPVLRLRGDYLAIVTLGFGEIVRILLLNNTEVTGGPNGISQIPKPTFFGLEFSRTAREGGWDTFSNFFGVKYDPSDRVIWLYMVALLLVVITLFVINRLLRMPLGRAWEALREDEIACRSLGLNPTRIKLTAFTISAAFAGFAGTLFAARQGFVSPESFTFAESAFVLAIVVLGGMGSQFAVILAAILLVVSRELMRDFNEYSMLMLGGLMVLMMIWRPQGLLPMTRPQLKLKNGQAKGEQA, translated from the coding sequence ATGAAACCGATGCATTTTGCAATGGCGCTGCTCTCTGCCGCCATGTTCTTCGTGCTGGCCAGCGTCTTTATGGGCGTCCAGCTTGAGCTGAATGGCACCAAACTGGTTGTCGATACCGCAGCTGACATTCGCTGGCAGTGGGTATTTATCGGTACGGCCGTGGTGTTCCTGTTCCAGCTGCTGCGTCCGTTGTTCCAGAAGACGCTGAAAAACGTCTCCGGTCCGAAATTCGTGCTGCCGGCAATCGACGGTTCTACGGTTAAGCAGAAGCTGTTCCTCGTGGCGCTGCTGGTAGCCGCCGTGGCGTGGCCGTTTGTGGTGTCTCGCGGCACCGTGGATATCGCCACTTTGACCATGATCTACGTGATTCTCGGCCTCGGTCTGAACGTGGTCGTGGGGCTCTCGGGCCTGCTGGTGCTGGGCTACGGCGGCTTCTACGCCATCGGCGCCTATACCTTCGCGCTGCTGAACCACTATTACGGTCTCGGCTTCTGGACCTGCCTGCCGCTGGCGGGGCTGGTCTCTGCCGCTGCTGGCTTCCTGCTTGGCTTCCCGGTGCTGCGCCTGCGCGGTGACTACCTGGCGATTGTGACCTTAGGCTTCGGCGAAATCGTCCGTATCCTGCTGCTGAACAACACCGAAGTGACCGGCGGCCCGAACGGCATCAGCCAGATCCCGAAACCGACCTTCTTCGGCCTGGAATTCAGCCGTACCGCCCGCGAAGGCGGCTGGGATACCTTCAGCAACTTCTTCGGCGTGAAGTATGACCCGTCCGACCGCGTGATCTGGCTCTACATGGTGGCGCTGCTGCTGGTGGTGATTACACTGTTCGTGATCAACCGTCTGCTGCGCATGCCGCTGGGCCGCGCGTGGGAAGCGCTGCGTGAAGATGAGATCGCCTGCCGCTCCCTGGGCCTGAACCCGACCCGCATCAAGCTGACCGCGTTCACCATCAGCGCCGCGTTTGCCGGTTTCGCCGGAACGCTGTTTGCCGCGCGTCAGGGCTTCGTCAGCCCGGAATCGTTCACCTTTGCCGAATCCGCCTTTGTGCTGGCAATTGTGGTGCTCGGCGGGATGGGCTCGCAGTTTGCCGTTATCCTCGCGGCCATCCTGCTGGTGGTCTCACGCGAGCTGATGCGCGACTTTAACGAATACAGCATGCTGATGCTGGGTGGTTTGATGGTGCTGATGATGATCTGGCGTCCGCAGGGTCTGCTGCCGATGACCCGTCCACAGCTGAAGCTGAAGAACGGGCAAGCGAAAGGAGAGCAGGCATGA
- the livG gene encoding high-affinity branched-chain amino acid ABC transporter ATP-binding protein LivG, translating into MSQPLLSVNGLMMRFGGLLAVNNVNLDLHKKEIVSLIGPNGAGKTTVFNCLTGFYKPTGGTIMLRDQHLEGLPGQQIARMGVVRTFQHVRLFREMTVIENLLVAQHQQLKTGLFSGLLKTPAFRRAQDEALDRAATWLDRIGLLQHANRQASNLAYGDQRRLEIVRCMVTQPEILMLDEPAAGLNPKETKELDELIAELRDSHDTTILLIEHDMKLVMGISDRIYVVNQGTPLANGTPEEIRNNPDVIRAYLGEA; encoded by the coding sequence ATGAGTCAGCCATTATTATCCGTTAACGGCCTGATGATGCGTTTTGGCGGCCTGCTGGCGGTCAACAACGTGAATCTGGATCTGCACAAGAAAGAGATTGTCTCCCTGATTGGTCCGAACGGCGCGGGGAAAACCACGGTCTTTAACTGCCTGACCGGCTTCTACAAGCCAACGGGCGGCACCATCATGCTGCGCGACCAGCACCTTGAAGGGCTGCCTGGCCAGCAGATCGCCCGCATGGGCGTAGTGCGAACCTTCCAGCACGTGCGTCTGTTCCGCGAGATGACGGTGATTGAGAACCTGCTGGTGGCACAGCATCAGCAGCTGAAAACCGGGCTGTTCTCCGGCCTGCTGAAAACCCCGGCCTTCCGCCGCGCGCAGGATGAAGCGCTTGATCGCGCCGCCACCTGGCTCGACCGAATTGGCCTGCTGCAGCACGCCAACCGTCAGGCGAGCAACCTGGCCTACGGTGACCAGCGTCGCCTGGAAATCGTGCGCTGCATGGTGACGCAGCCGGAAATCCTGATGCTCGACGAACCGGCGGCAGGGCTCAACCCGAAAGAGACCAAAGAGCTGGACGAGCTGATTGCCGAGCTGCGCGACAGTCACGACACCACCATCCTGCTGATTGAGCACGACATGAAGCTGGTGATGGGCATTTCGGACCGTATCTACGTGGTAAACCAGGGCACGCCGCTGGCTAACGGCACGCCGGAAGAGATCCGCAACAACCCGGACGTGATCCGCGCATACCTTGGTGAGGCATAA
- the livF gene encoding high-affinity branched-chain amino acid ABC transporter ATP-binding protein LivF produces MEKAMLTFDKVNAHYGKIQALHDVSLHINQGEIVTLIGANGAGKTTLLGTLCGDPRATSGRIVFDGKDITDWQTARIMREAVAIVPEGRRVFSRMTVEENLAMGGFFAHRDEYQTRIKWVYELFPRLWERRIQRAGTMSGGEQQMLAIGRALMSQPRLLLLDEPSLGLAPIIIQQIFDTIEQLRKEGMTIFLVEQNANQALKLADRGYVLENGRVVLEDTGDALLANEAVRSAYLGG; encoded by the coding sequence ATGGAAAAAGCGATGTTAACGTTCGACAAGGTCAACGCGCACTACGGCAAGATCCAGGCGCTGCACGACGTCAGCCTGCATATCAATCAGGGTGAAATCGTGACCCTGATTGGCGCCAACGGCGCGGGCAAAACCACGCTGCTCGGCACCCTGTGCGGCGACCCGCGCGCCACCAGCGGGCGGATTGTGTTCGATGGTAAAGACATTACCGACTGGCAGACTGCCAGAATCATGCGCGAGGCGGTGGCGATTGTTCCGGAAGGGCGCCGCGTCTTCTCCCGCATGACGGTGGAAGAGAACCTGGCGATGGGCGGTTTCTTCGCTCACCGCGATGAATACCAGACCCGCATCAAGTGGGTATACGAACTCTTCCCGCGCCTGTGGGAGCGGCGCATTCAGCGTGCGGGCACCATGTCCGGCGGTGAGCAGCAGATGCTGGCGATTGGCCGCGCGCTGATGAGCCAACCGCGCCTGCTGCTGCTGGACGAACCGTCGCTCGGTCTGGCGCCGATCATCATTCAGCAGATTTTCGACACCATTGAGCAGCTGCGCAAAGAGGGGATGACTATCTTCCTCGTCGAGCAGAACGCCAACCAGGCGCTGAAGCTCGCCGACCGTGGCTACGTGCTGGAGAACGGCCGCGTGGTGCTGGAGGATACCGGCGACGCGCTGCTGGCGAACGAGGCGGTGCGGAGCGCGTATCTGGGCGGATAG
- the ugpB gene encoding sn-glycerol-3-phosphate ABC transporter substrate-binding protein UgpB: MTSLRHTALGLALGLAFATNAMAVTTIPFWHSMEGELGKEVDSLAQRFNDAHPDYKIVPVYKGNYEQSLSAGIAAFRTGNAPALLQVYEVGTATMMASKAIKPVYEVFKEAGINFDESQFVPTVAGYYTDSKTGHLLSQPFNSSTPVLYYNKDAFKKAGLDPEQPPKTWQDLAEYTAKLKAAGMKCGYASGWQGWIQIENFSAWHGLPVATKNNGFDGTDAVLEFNKPEQVKHIALLADLNKKGDFSYFGRKDESTEKFYNGDCAITTASSGSLADIRHYAKFNYGVGMMPYDADVKGAPQNAIIGGASLWVMQGKDKGTYKGVAEFLDFLAKPENAAEWHQKTGYLPITKAAYDLTREQGFYSKNPGADIATRQMLNKPPLPFTKGLRLGNMPQIRTIVDEELESVWTGKKTPQQALDSAVERGNQLLRRFEQSTKS, encoded by the coding sequence ATGACATCGTTACGACACACAGCTTTGGGTCTGGCACTGGGTCTGGCTTTTGCGACGAACGCAATGGCTGTGACCACCATTCCGTTCTGGCATTCCATGGAAGGGGAGTTGGGTAAAGAAGTTGACTCCCTGGCGCAGCGTTTCAACGACGCCCATCCGGATTACAAAATTGTGCCGGTGTACAAAGGCAACTACGAGCAGAGCCTGAGCGCGGGCATCGCCGCCTTCCGTACCGGCAACGCTCCTGCGCTGTTACAGGTTTATGAAGTGGGCACCGCCACCATGATGGCCTCCAAAGCCATCAAGCCGGTCTATGAAGTGTTCAAAGAAGCGGGCATCAACTTCGATGAGTCGCAGTTCGTGCCGACCGTAGCGGGTTACTACACCGATTCCAAAACCGGCCATCTGCTGTCTCAGCCGTTTAACAGCTCCACGCCGGTGCTGTACTACAACAAAGACGCCTTCAAAAAAGCCGGTTTAGACCCGGAGCAGCCGCCAAAAACCTGGCAGGACCTGGCGGAGTACACCGCGAAGCTGAAAGCGGCGGGGATGAAGTGCGGCTACGCCAGCGGCTGGCAGGGCTGGATCCAGATTGAAAACTTCAGCGCCTGGCACGGCCTGCCGGTGGCGACCAAAAACAACGGCTTCGACGGCACCGATGCGGTACTGGAGTTCAACAAGCCGGAGCAGGTGAAGCACATCGCGCTGCTTGCCGATCTGAACAAGAAGGGCGACTTCAGCTACTTCGGGCGTAAAGACGAATCCACCGAGAAGTTCTACAACGGCGACTGCGCCATTACCACCGCCTCTTCCGGCTCGCTGGCGGATATCCGCCACTACGCCAAATTCAACTACGGCGTGGGCATGATGCCGTACGACGCTGACGTGAAGGGCGCGCCGCAGAACGCCATCATCGGCGGAGCGAGCCTGTGGGTGATGCAGGGTAAAGACAAGGGCACCTACAAAGGGGTGGCCGAGTTCCTCGACTTCCTGGCCAAGCCTGAAAACGCCGCCGAATGGCATCAGAAGACCGGCTACCTGCCGATCACCAAAGCCGCGTACGACCTGACCCGCGAGCAGGGCTTCTACAGCAAGAACCCAGGGGCGGACATCGCGACGCGTCAGATGCTGAACAAGCCGCCGTTGCCGTTCACCAAAGGCCTGCGTCTGGGCAACATGCCGCAGATCCGCACCATCGTGGATGAAGAGCTGGAAAGCGTGTGGACCGGGAAGAAAACGCCACAGCAGGCGCTGGATTCTGCGGTAGAGCGCGGGAATCAGCTGCTGCGCCGCTTTGAGCAGTCGACGAAATCGTAA
- the ugpA gene encoding sn-glycerol-3-phosphate ABC transporter permease UgpA, with product MSSSRPVFRSRWLPYLLVAPQLVITVIFFIWPAGEALWYSVQSVDPFGLSSQFVGLDNFTALFHDSYYLGSFWTTMKFSALVTVSGLVASLFFAALVDYVVRGSRIYQTLMLLPYAVAPAVAAVLWIFLFNPGRGLITHFLAELGYDWNHAQNSGQAMFLVVFASVWKQISYNFLFFFAALQSIPRSLVEAAAIDGAGPIRRFFRLSLPLIAPVSFFLLVVNLVYAFFDTFPVIDAATAGGPVQATTTLIYKIYREGFAGLDLSASAAQSVVLMFLVIILTVVQFRYVESKVRYQ from the coding sequence ATGTCATCATCCCGTCCGGTGTTCCGTTCCCGCTGGCTTCCGTACCTGTTGGTCGCGCCGCAGCTGGTCATCACCGTTATCTTCTTTATCTGGCCTGCGGGCGAAGCGCTGTGGTACTCGGTACAAAGCGTCGATCCGTTCGGGCTCTCCAGCCAGTTTGTTGGCCTGGACAACTTTACCGCGCTGTTCCATGACAGCTACTACCTGGGCTCCTTCTGGACGACGATGAAGTTCAGCGCGCTGGTGACCGTCAGCGGTCTGGTTGCCTCGCTGTTTTTCGCCGCGCTGGTGGACTATGTAGTGCGCGGCAGCCGTATTTATCAAACCCTGATGCTGCTGCCTTACGCCGTGGCTCCCGCCGTCGCCGCCGTGCTGTGGATCTTCCTGTTTAACCCCGGGCGCGGGTTGATTACCCACTTCCTGGCCGAACTGGGCTACGACTGGAACCACGCCCAGAACAGCGGCCAGGCGATGTTTCTGGTGGTGTTCGCCTCGGTGTGGAAGCAGATCAGCTACAACTTCCTGTTCTTCTTTGCCGCGCTGCAGTCCATCCCGCGCTCGCTGGTGGAAGCCGCTGCCATCGACGGCGCTGGGCCCATTCGTCGCTTCTTCAGGCTGTCGCTGCCGCTGATCGCCCCGGTGAGTTTCTTCCTGCTGGTGGTTAACCTCGTGTACGCCTTCTTCGACACCTTCCCGGTGATCGACGCGGCGACCGCAGGCGGTCCGGTGCAGGCGACCACGACGCTTATCTATAAGATCTATCGCGAAGGCTTCGCCGGTCTGGATCTCTCCGCCTCCGCCGCGCAGTCGGTTGTGCTGATGTTCCTCGTCATCATCCTCACGGTGGTGCAGTTCCGCTATGTCGAAAGTAAGGTGCGCTACCAATGA
- the ugpE gene encoding sn-glycerol-3-phosphate ABC transporter permease UgpE, giving the protein MIENRRGLTIFSHTMLILGIIVILFPLYVAFVAATLDTKAVFDTPMTLIPGGHLFENMKTIWTRGVGANSAPFWLMMLNSFIMAFGITVGKITVSMLSAFAIVWFRFPLRNFFFWMIFITLMLPVEVRIFPTVEVIANLKMLDSYAGLTLPLMASATATFLFRQFFMTLPDELIEAARIDGASPMRFFRDIVLPLSKTNLAALFVITFIYGWNQYLWPLLIIQDVNLGTAVAGIKGMIATGEGTTLWNQVMAAMLLTLIPPVVIVLAMQRAFVRGLVDSEK; this is encoded by the coding sequence ATGATTGAGAACCGTCGCGGGCTGACGATTTTCAGCCATACCATGCTGATTTTAGGGATCATCGTTATCCTCTTCCCGCTATACGTGGCGTTTGTCGCCGCCACGCTGGACACCAAAGCGGTGTTCGACACGCCGATGACGCTGATCCCCGGCGGGCATCTGTTCGAGAACATGAAGACCATCTGGACCCGGGGCGTGGGCGCCAACAGTGCGCCGTTCTGGCTGATGATGCTCAACAGCTTCATCATGGCGTTTGGCATTACGGTCGGCAAAATTACGGTGTCGATGCTTTCGGCCTTCGCCATCGTCTGGTTCCGCTTTCCGCTGCGTAACTTCTTCTTCTGGATGATCTTCATTACGCTGATGCTGCCGGTAGAAGTGCGTATCTTCCCGACGGTGGAGGTGATCGCCAACCTGAAGATGCTCGACAGCTACGCGGGCTTAACCCTGCCGCTGATGGCCTCGGCGACCGCCACCTTCCTGTTCCGCCAGTTCTTTATGACTCTGCCGGACGAGCTGATTGAAGCGGCACGCATCGACGGCGCGTCGCCGATGCGCTTCTTCCGCGACATCGTGCTGCCGCTGTCGAAAACCAACCTTGCGGCGCTGTTTGTGATCACCTTTATCTACGGCTGGAACCAGTACCTGTGGCCGCTGCTGATTATTCAGGACGTCAACCTCGGCACCGCCGTGGCGGGCATCAAAGGCATGATCGCCACCGGCGAAGGCACCACCCTCTGGAACCAGGTGATGGCGGCGATGCTGCTCACCCTTATCCCACCCGTAGTCA